TACGCCGTCGAAACCCGTCAGTTGATCAAGGCCCGATGAGACGTTCATTCCTGCCGCGCTCGGTGCGCGGTCGTCTTCTGGTCGTCGCCATTCTGGTCGAAGCGCTGATGTTGACCGTGCTCGTCGCCAACAGCCTGCGGCTGCTGGCCGACAATATGGGGATGCAGGCACAACGCCATGCCGAGCAGATTGCCCCGGTGCTGATCGCCGCCATCGTCGCACCGCTTGCCCAGCACGACTATGCCACCGTCCAGGCCGTTCTCGACGAAAGCAGGGCGGCCAGCGGCATCAGCTATCTGGCTGTCACCGACAAGGCCGGTCGTCGAATAGCCAGCAGCGGCTGGTCCAAAAGTTCGGACTTGCCGCCACCGGACCCCAGCTTCCAGCTTTTTGCCGCCAAGGATGGCAATCCACGTTACGACATTCAGGTGCCGGTCACGGCCTATGGCCAGAAAATGGGAACGCTGCATGTCGGACTCGATCTTTCGCAGATCCTTCAGGCACACGCGCAACTTTTCCAGCAAGGCGTCGGCATCGCGCTGCTCGAAATTTTATTTTCGGCCGGACTGATCGGCCTGATCGGCTACCTGATGACGCGCCATCTGAGTACGCTGACCGAGGCCAGCGAAGCGGTTGCTGCCGGCAATCTGACGCCGCCACCGGTGCCTGAAGGCGATGACGACATCGGCCATCTTGGCCGGGCATTCAATGCCATGTCGCGCGCCATCGCCGAGCGGATCAGGGAACTGACCGAAGCCCGCGACAAGGAAACCGAACTGGCCAAGGCGGCCGAAGCTGGCGCCCAGGCCAAGACCCGTTTCCTGGCGACCATGAGCCATGAAATCCGGACACCGATGAATGGCATTCTCGGCATGACGGATTTGGCCCTGGCCACTGAGTTGACCGCGGAACAACGCGAATATCTCACCTGGGTCAAGGTATCGGGTGAAAGCCTGCTGCGCGTTCTCAATGACGTACTCGATTTTTCCAAGATCGATGCTGGCCAGCTCAGCTTGGAACATATCCCGATCTCCTTGCCGGATTTGCTCGACAGCGTCCTCGGCATTTACTCGTTACAAGCCAGCGACAAGAAGCTGAAGCTCAGCTGGCACGCTGCGGAGAGCGTTCCCCGCGAGGTCATCGGCGACCCGGTCCGCCTGCGCCAGATTCTGACCAACCTGATCTCGAATGCCCTGAAATTCACCGAGCAGGGTGGCGTACACATCGAGTTGTCAGCCACGCCCGGCCCGGTGGCCGAGAAAGTTCGACTCAACTTCATCGTCAGCGATACCGGCATCGGCATTCCCAGCGACAAGCAGGAAATGATTTTCTCGCCCTTCTCGCAAGCCGAAAGCTCGACTACCCGGAAATACGGCGGCACCGGCCTCGGCTTGTCGATCGTCATGCGCCTGATCGAGATGATGGATGGCACGCTCTCGGTAGACAGCCAGCCGGGGCAAGGCAGCCATTTCAGGTTCAGCATCGACTATCTGCGCACAGCCATGCCAGCCACGACAACGGCCATATCCGCCAGCCCTTCGCTGGAGACCGGCCCCAACCTGAAAGGGCGACGCATCCTGCTGGTCGAAGATACGCCGGTCAACCAAAAACTCGCCACCATGTTGCTCGGCAAGCAGGGCTGTCTCGTCACGCTGGCCGAAGACGGGCTGCAGGCGGTTGACGCCGTAAACAGCCAAACCTTCGATCTCGTCCTGATGGATCTGCAAATGCCGAATATGGACGGCATTGAAGCCACGCAACTGATCCGCACCAGGGAAGCCAACGAGTCGCTACCACGCCTGCCGATCATTGCCCTGACCGCCAATGTGCTGGCTGCCGACCGCGAACAATGCATGCGGGCCGGCATGGATGATTTCATCAGCAAGCCCTTCAAGGCAGATGAAATGCTTCGCGTACTCAGGGCCCACAGCCCCGCCGGCTGAATCTTTGACCTGCCGCGGTCGACCGCGGCAAACCCGCCAAAACCAGTTTTTGGCATGCACTGTACTGGTGCGCGACAATTTGTCACATTCCGCACGTCTTCACGAAAGCGGAGAATCGGCCCCCGTTTAAAGATCAAAATAAACAGGGAGAGCACAATGGTTTCACGTTTACGTCCGCTGGTTGCCGCCATGGCAGTCGCGTTCTCGACAACTGCAGCCTGGCAAGTCCAGGCTCAAACAAGCCCCGAAACACAGACGCTGGATAGCGTGGTTGTCAATGCAGGCCGCATCAAGGGAGCCGATGCAGCAACCGACAAGATGGACAGCAAAGATATTTCACCGCTGCGCGCCGCAACCAGCGACACCGCAACCCTGCTCCGGGATGTGCCGGGCGTGAACATTTCAGGTGCAGGTGGCGTTTCCGGCCTGCCGGTGATTCACGGACTGGCCGACGACAGAATTCGCATCAAGGTGGATGGCATGGATCTGATTTCCGCCTGCGCCAATCACATGAACTCCCCTTTGTCATATATCGACCCGAACAATGTCGAGCAGATTCGCGTATTTGCCGGCATCACGCCAGTCAGCGTGGGTGGAGACAGCATTGGCGGCACGATTCTGGTGAATTCAGCCGCCCCGAAATTTGCCAAGGCGGGTGAAAAAATGCTGGTCGGTGGCCAGCTCGGTTCATTTTACCGCTCCAACGGCAATGCCATTGGCGGCAATGCATCAGCCACGGTTGCAACAGAGAACCTGAGTGTCAGCTACAACGGTTCGACCGCACAGTCCGACAATTACAAATCGGCCAAGGACTTCAAACCCGCAGGCCAGGCTGCCTGGGGCAAGGGCTGGCTGCAGGGCAACGAAGTCGGTTCGTCGTCCTATCGTGCTGAAAACCATGCGCTGGGCGTCGCACTCAAGCATGAGAACCACTTGCTCGACCTCAAGCTCGGCTATCAGCACATTCCCTATCAGGGCTATCCGAATCAGCACATGGACATGACTGACAACGAGAGCACGCAAGTCAATCTGCGCTACACCGGCGTATTTGACTGGGGCAAGCTGGAAACCCGCCTGTATAACGAGCGCACCAGCCACAAGATGAACTTCGGTGACGAAAAGCTCTACTGGTTTGGCGCAAGTCGCAACGTTGCCGGCATGCCGATGGAAACCGAGGGTAAAAATACCGGGGTACAGATCAAGGCCGACATCAATCTCTCGGCCCGCGATACCTTGCGGGTCGGCAGTGAATACCAGCGCTACCGGCTGAGCGACTGGTGGGCTCCGGTCGCCAATTCGGCCATGATGTCGCCCAACACTTTCTGGAACATCAACGACGGGCAACGCGACCGCTTCGATGTATTCGCCGAATGGGAGGCACAATGGACCAGCCAGTGGCAAAGCCTGGTCGGTCTCCGGAGCAGTACGGTGACCATGAATACCGGTTCGGTTCAAGGTTACAACGGGATGTATAACGCATCGAATTTCAATGCCAGCGACCGCAAACGCAGCGATGACAACATTGATCTGACCGCCCTGGCCCGCTATGTGGCCAACGCCTCCCAGACCTACGAAGGCGGCTACGCCCGCAAAACCCGCTCACCCAGCCTCTACGAACGCTATACCTGGTCAAACAACGGCATGGCGCTGGCCATGAACAACTGGGTGAACGATGGCAACGGTTATGTCGGGAATCTCACCCTGAAACCCGAGGTTGCCCACACCCTGAGCTTCACGGCCGACTGGCACGATGCCGCCAAGGAAAGCTGGGGGCTCAAGGTCACGCCGTACTTCACCTACGTCAAGGATTACATTGACGCCACTTGTCTGAGCGCCCCCTGCCGCTCCGACCGCTTTGTCAGCCTGACGCTGGTCAATCAGGATGCCCGCCTGTTCGGGGCCGACATCTCAGGTTTCATGCCCGTGGTCAAAGCCAGCAGCATCGGTAGCGTCACGGCCCGCGGCGTGCTGGGCTATGTGGACGGCAAGAACCTGAGCACCGGCGACAACCTTTACAACATCATGCCGCTCAACGCCAAACTGGCACTGGAGCATCGGATTGGCAACTGGACGAATACCATCGAAGAGCAACTGGTCAGCGGCAAACATCAGGTTTCGGCTGTCCGCAATGAAATCAAGACCAAAGGTTACGGTCTGCTGAACTTGCGGAGCAGCTACGAGTGGAAGCAGGTCCGCCTTGATCTTGGCCTTGATAATGCCCTGAACCAGCAATATGCAGCCCCGCTTGGCGGCGCTTATATCGGCCAGGGATCGACCATGTCACTGAACGGGACAGGCGCACCCTACGGCATCGCAGTTCCGGGTATGGGACGTTCGCTCTATGCCGGTGTGAATGTGAAGTTCTAAACCTTCGATACCGAGCAAAGCCCCGGGCTTTCCCCGGGGCTTTTTTATGGGAGAACATGCAAGGCAGCCGGGGATGAATCAACAGGTGCGACAATTTGCCGCATTCCTGAGATTGACTGAAAACCTTATTATCCGACACCTAAATCATTGTTAAATAAACATTTTTGACCAAAGTCAATTAGGCAAACCTGATGAATGTTCTGCTACTCGCCTTGGGCGCCTGCCTGTTTTCCAGCGTCACGCTGGCTGATGAACATGCTGCTCATAGCACCACTCAAAGCAATTCAGCCAGAAAGTGGCTAGCTCGTCAGGAACAAGCCCCACGCCTCGCCGTCGCAGCAAGTTTTGATGATCATGGCCGACTTTGGTTGGCCCGGGCCGTTGGCCGGCATTTACAAATTAGTCACTCGGATGATGCCGGTGAAAATTTTTCAAGCCCGGTCACGGTCAACGAAGTCCCCGAGCTGATCGCTGCCGACGGTCAAAGTCGGCCGCAGATTGCCGTTGTCGGGCAAAAAATCTATCTCAACTGGACGCAAGTCCTGCCCGAACCCTTTGCCGGTCATATCCGCTTTGCGGTATCGAACAATGTCGGCCAGAGTTTTTCGCCCCCCGTCACGGTCAACGATAATCAGGAAGCAATTACCCACCGTTTCAATGCCATGCTGGCCGACGCAAAGAACATCACCATCGCCTGGATCGACAAACGTGATGGCAGCGGCAAAGCCGATTACCGTGGAGCGGCAATCTATACCGCCCAATCTCATGACGGCGGCCAGACTTTTACCGCCAATCGCAAGCAAGCCGATCACTCCTGTGAATGCTGCCGATTGGGCATGGCCAGCGACAAGGACGGGACAGCCCTGATTTTCTGGCGACAGATTTTCGGCCGCAACATTCGTGATTTTGCACTGGCCCGTCTCGATGAACCGTTGATGCGAGCCACGGAAGATGGCTGGGCCATAGACGCCTGCCCGCATCACGGTGGCACTCTGGCTGTAGACCGGGATGCTATCCGGCATCTGGCATGGTTCACCGGTGCCGAGAAATCCCCCGGACTGTATTACCGGCGGATCGACGGGAAAACGCCCTCGAAACCCATGCCTTTTGGCAATATTGACGCCCAGGCCAGCCATCCAGCGATCGCCACGCAAAATGGCAACGTGCATCTGGTATGGCGAGAGTTTGATGGCAAGTACACTCGTATTTTGGGTATGTATTCGACTAATCAAGGAAAAGCATGGTCCGCCCCGAAGGAGCTCTCCAGCACCGAAGGCGCTGCCGATGATCCGCTACTGATTCAGGGACGCGGCGCTATCTGGCTGGTATGGAACACTGCCAGGCAAGGGGTCGCCGTGAAGCAGGTCAGTCCATGAAATACCTTGTCGCAATACTGGGTCTGCTCAGCAGCCTCGCCCAGGCAGACGTTCAGCCCTTCACCTCAGGCAGCCTCAAAAAAATCCAGGATGAGCGAACCGGTCGACCATTCATCCTCGCCCTCTGGTCAGCCAGTTGCACCCACTGTCCGGAAGAACTGCGCATGCTCGGTCAGTGGGTAAAGAAGTATCCGCGAACCGATATTGTCCTGATCTCAACGGACTCTCCTGCCGAATCCGAAGAGCTGAGCAAATTGGTTCAAAACTACGGTTTATCGAGCAAACAGCAATGGGTTTTTGCCGATCCTCAACCAGAAAAACTGCGCTTCGAGATTGATCGGCGCTGGTATGGCGAGTTGCCACGCACCTATTTTTTTGACGCTCAGCATCGGCGCCTTGCGACCTCTGGACTGATCCCGCACGAACAGCTCGAGCGCTGGATCAAGGACCACGTAAAATAGACCGATGTCAGACAGTCAGCCCCTGTTCTCCACACCGGAAATTCCTGCCAAGCAGCCTGCCCGGCGCTTGATTGAATTACTGCTCGTCGTTGGTATTCACGCCGTACTGCTCGGGCTCATCGTCACGACGACGCTGCGTCCGGAATTCCAGCAATCGCTCGCGACATTGAGCGTCAAAATCATCGAACTGGCACCGCCGAAAACTGAAGCGCCCCAACCGCCTCCGGTCAAACCAACGGCAGCACCACGTCCAAAGACGCAAATCGCCCCCCCACCGGTCATGGTTGCCGCCACATCAACCCCGAGTTCAAGCAATTTCAGTGTTGCACCGCAGGCTCCACCCAGACCGGTCGAAACCGTTCCAACGCCCCCGGCGCCGCCGGCACCGATTGTTGCCGCGCGCTTTGATGCTGCTTACCTGCAAAACCCCAAGCCGGTATACCCCACCATGTCACGTCGCCTCGGCGAAGAGGGCCGCGTCATACTCAAGGTCAAGGTAAGTCCGCAGGGACTGCCATTGACTATCGAAATCAAGCAATCGAGCAATTTCAGCCGGCTCGATGAAGCTGCCCGGTCGGCCGTCGAGCTCTGGCGTTTCGTACCGGCCAAGCAAGGCAATGAAACCATCGAAGCATGGGTCCTCGTGCCCTTGCTGTTTTCACTGGATAGTTAAGGAAAAACAATGCAAAGAGACATGGGACTGGCGCATTTTTGGGCGCAAGGTGACCTGATCACACACTCGGTCGCAATCCTGTTACTGCTGCTCTCCGTTGCCAGTTGGTATGTCATGGCCGGCAAGGCTTACGGAATGTGGCTTTCACGTCGTTGTCACGGACGTGCCCTGGCTGCATTCTGGGGCGCACCAACGCTCCCAAGTGCCATTGAAGCAATCAACACGGAAGACAAGACAGGCATTCTGGCCAGTTTGGCCATTGCCGGAGCCAATGCTGCTGAATTACACAGGCGGCATGCTGATCGCGGCATCGGAGCCGGCGTCAGCGCCAGCGAATTCGTCACCCGCTCCATCCGCAGCCAGATCGTCGAAGCACAGGCCAAAATCGAATCCGGCCTGACTTTTCTCGCTTCGGTCGGGTCGACCGCGCCATTCATCGGTCTATTCGGTACGGTCTGGGGGATTTATCACGCCTTGGTCGGATTATCCGGGGCAACCCAGGTTGTTCTCGACAAGGTAGCCGGTCCGGTTGGCGAAGCGCTGATCATGACTGCCGCCGGCCTTTTTGTCGCCATCCCGGCCGTCCTCGCCTATAACGCTTTTACGCGTGGCAACCGCTTGGCCATGGCCCGTCTCGACGGCTTCGCCCATGACCTGCATGCCTACCTGACGACCGGCCTGCGCGGCCAGCCAGGCGACAAGCTGATCGACCTCGACGCCGTGCGCGCCAACCGTAACGCCTGAGAAAATCATGTCTTTTGGCTCTTTCGAAAACGGCAGCAATACCCAGCCAATGGCCGAGATCAATACGACACCACTGGTTGATGTGATGCTCGTACTGCTGGTTATTTTCATCATTACTGCACCGCTTTTCCATCAAGCCGTTCCGATTGACCTGCCGCAAGTCAATGCCAGCAAACTCGATGACAAACCACGGGTTATCTCGGTTGCGATTGATGGTAGCGGCAAGGTTTATCTGGATGGCAGCCTGATGGACAAAGCCGGCATGTCAGCCCATTTCTCGCAGCTAACGACACAAAACCAGCAACCCGAATTGCACTTGCGCGCCGACCGTACAACACGTTATGACAAAGTGACCGAAGTCCTGGCCGAAGCGCAGAAAGCCGGCATCGTCAAAATAGCCTTCGTGACGGAACCGGCGCGATAGCGTAAAATCCGGAACTTGTTGAGCGGCAGCCGTGTCTCATGGTTGCCGTAAAAAATGGGGGCGACCTGGCTTCGACGTGGGTTGCGAATCAGAACAGTGCATACCGAGGGCCAGTCACCTCGTAAATCCATCTGGAAACTTTACAAACGCCAACGACGAACAATTCGCACTGGCCGCTTAACGCGGCTGGCGCTGCACCGGCTCTCCGATGGGCCGGACCAGGCAACTGGACGCAGTGTCACTTACATCGGATAAGGGTTGGCGATGCCGCGTAGCCATCCTCGAAAATCAAGTGGATCGCCTGAAGTGAGCCTGTTCGGCCGGCGCACCAGGGTTAAAACCAATTGACCGGAATAAGTATGTAGATCTGCCTGTGTAGGACTTGCGGACGGGGGTTCGATCCCCCCCGCCTCCACCAAATTCCAGGGCCCGGTTATCCGGGCCCTTTTCTTTTGGTATCAACGCCTTTTCAACTCACCTCACACACCCAAAGACGCACTAAAATCATAAATTCGGCTACTGAGCAGCGATCTCCAGAAACTTTTTCTCCGCCGTCGGCTCCGACGCTCATCGCTTCGAACCATCCCCGCCAGGTCCCTGTCCATTGAATCCCAACCAAGACACGCAACTCGTACGCCAGATCGGTCGCCTGAGTAATGCGCTGGCGCTGGCGATTGCCTTGTTGCCGGCACTGACTTGCGGATTGGCCAGCTACCCATGGTTTTCTCCTCAAGGACCCGAACCGGAAAGCGCATTCATATTCCGAATCTTATCCAGCCTGCTGCTCGGCGGGCTGCTTGGCGCCGCACTCCGCACTCCTCTACAAAAAGCGCTGCTCAAGCCAAGTCTTCAGGCGCAGGAGAATTTGCGCCAGCGCGAAGCCCACTGGATCAAAGTACTTAAATACCAGCCCGGCGGGATCATGCTGTTCGGCGTAGACGGCCAGAACCGGTTCATCAATCGCAGCGCGATTGCGATGTTTGGTTTGCTCGATAGCGACACCCGACAAATCAACGATTGGTGGGCCGTAGTTTTACCGGACCAGTTTCAGCGCCAGCGCGCACAAGCACTCTGGCTGGCCCTGATCGACATGCCCACCGAGCAGACAGAGCCACTGGGACCATCCGAGTTTTGCATTCGACGCCGGGATGGCCGTACTTTGACGCTTGATGTCCTGGCGACCAGGATGGGCGATGAAATCCTTTTCCTGATCACCGATGTCACGGAACGTCAGCAAGCGCTGCGCAACCAGCAGGAATCGCTCTCCCGCTTCGAGGCAACCATGGAGGGATCGGCCGACGGTATTCTGGTGGCCGACCTGAATGGCCGCATCACCAGCACCAACCGCCGATTGGTCGATCTCTGGCGCATGCCCTTCGAGTTGATCAATGAGAAACAGAGTGCGACGCTTTTTGCCTTCATCGGCGAGCAAACAACAGCACCGGCCGATTTCGGGCTGGAGGTAACGCGCCTGGCCGGAGAACCGATGGCCTTCTCCCACACGGTCGTTCACCTCAAGGATGGCCGGGTCATCGAACGCAGTTCAAATCCGCAGATTCTTGATGGGCGACCGATCGGCCGGGTCTGGACTTTCCGCGAGCAAACCGAGCGCTGGTATGCCGAGCAGGCTTTGCGTCAAGCCCACGAATTCAATCGCTCGGTCGTCTCGGTATTGGCCGAGGGCGTTCTTGTGGTCGGGCTGGACTACCGGATCATCAGTTGCAACCAGGCCGCGCAAACCATCTTCGGCGCCAGCAAGGAGCATCTTGTCGGCAACCTGATTCATCCCTGGGCCGGGGGCAATGTTCTCCACTCCGACGGCACGCTGATGCCGCCGGACAATTTCCCGGTCATGCGCGCCCTGCAAAGCGGTGAATCGCAACACGACCAGATCGTCGGCCTGCAGCCCCATGGCCGCGACAGCATTCAGTGGCTGACGATCAATGCATCCGCCATCGTCGATGCCGACAACGGCCAGATCACGGCCGCCGTCACATCCTTGCGAGACATCACCAGCCTGCGCGAAAACCAGCGCCAACTTGAGGAATTGGCCTATTACGACCCGCTGACCGCGCTACCCAACCGGACCTTGCTGACCGACCGCCTGACCCTGGCGCTAGCGCAAGCACGCCGACGCAACCAGTTGCTCGCCGTTTGCTACCTTGATCTTGACGACTTCAAACCGGTCAACGACACCTACGGCCACAAGGCTGGCGATGCCGTCCTGATTGAGATTGCGCAACGCATCAAGGCCACGCTGCGCGATGTCGACACGGTTTGCCGACTGGGTGGCGACGAGTTCGTCATTTTGCTGGCGGAGGTCCACACCTGCACCATGGCCCGTGAAATCCTGGCTCGGACACTGGACAGCATCGGCATGCCCTGCCAACTGGCGGATGATGTCCAAGTCACCGTGTCCGGCAGTATCGGTGTCGCTCTTTACCCGCCAGACGCGGCGGATGCCGATCAACTGATCCGCCTGGCCGACCAGGCGATGTATCGCGCCAAGCAGGCCGGACGAAATCGCGTCGAATTCTTTTAAGCGGCGCCGCTCAGCATGCGCTCGACGTAGCGGGCGATCAGATCGATTTCCAGATTGACCCGGCTGCCCGGCACCAGATGCTTCAGTGTCGTGCTTTCCAGCGTGTGGGGGATCAGGTTGATGGTGAAAACGTCACCCTCTACTTCATTGGTCGTCAGGCTGGTCCCGTTGATCGTGATCGATCCTTTGCGTGCAATATATTTTGCCAGTTCATGCGGCGCACGAATTTCAAGCAGGCGATTGTCGCCGACCGGATCGAAGCGCAGCACTTCACCAACACCATCGACGTGACCTGAAACCAGATGGCCGCCCAGACGGTCAGCCAGGCGCAGCGCCTTCTCCATATTGATTTCGCCCGGTGCATCAAGACCGACCGTACAGGAAAAGGTCTCCGGCGAGACGTCGACCGCGAAAGTATTGCCCTCGTTGGCAACCACGGTCAGGCAAACGCCGTTGCAGGCAATCGAATCGCCCAGCGCGACGTCATCCAGCCCCAGACTGCCAGCGTCGATGTGCAGGCGGAAACCCGCTTCACGCGGCGTCAGGGAAGTAATGCGGCCAACCGCCGCGATGATTCCAGAAAACATTGGCAGAACCCGTTTTTGCTCAAAACGCTGACTTTATCATGCCGGATTGATGCGACAAGGGATAGAAACCCCCATTTCATCCCACTTTCCACCGCACGCTCAGGGCCGGCTGTGCATGGTAGACTCCGTTCTTTCCGCCTTTTTTCCGGGAGACATAGATGTACAAGAAACTGACGCTGGCTGTTCTGACCGCACTGTCCACCATGGCTCTGGCCGACATCAATGTCGGTGTTTCACTCTCGGCGACAGGCCCGGCCGCCTCACTCGGCATTCCGGAAAAGAACACCATTGCGCTGCTGCCGACGACAATCGGTGGCCAGAAGGTCAATTACATCGTGCTCGACGATGCCACCGACCCGACCGCCGCGACCAAGAACATCAAGAAACTGATCGGCGAGAACAAGGTCGATGTCGTGATCGGCTCGACCACCACGCCAAATTCGCTGGCCATGATGGATGTCGCGGTCGACAACGAAACACCGCTGATTTCGATGGCTGGCTCGGCCATCGTCGTCGAACCGATGGATGCCAAGCGCCAGTGGGTGTTCAAGACCGCCCAGAACGACGCCCACATGGCGACCGCGCTGGTTCAGCACATGACCGACAAGAATGTCCAGACCGTCGCTTTCATCGGTTTTGCCGATGCCTACGGCGAAGGCTGGTTCAAGGAGTTCGCCAAGATTGCCGAAGCTCGCAAGCTCAAGGTCGTCGCCAGCGAGCGCTTCCAGCGCAACGACACCTCGGTGACCGGCCAGATTCTCAAGATCATGGCCGCCAAGCCGGATGCCGTACTGGTCGGCGGTGCCGGCACGCCGGCTGCGCTGCCCCAGAAGGCGCTCAAGGAAAAAGGCTACAAGGGCCTGATCTACCAGACCCACGGCGTCGCCAACAACGACTTCCTGCGCGTCGGTGGCAAGGATGTCGAAGGCGCCTTCCTGCCGGTCGGCCCGATGGTTGTTGCCGGCCAGTTGCCGAATGACAATCCGGTCAAGAAATCGGCCATGGAATACGTTGCCAAGTACGAAACCGTGCATGGCAAGGGCAGCGTCAGCTCCTTCGGCGGCCACGCCTGGGATGCCGGCGTACTGCTGCAAAGCGCCATTCCGGTTGCATTGAAGAAAGCCCAGCCGGGCACCAAGGAATTCCGCAAGGCACTGCGCGATGCACTGGAAAACAGCAAGAACCTGGCCGGCGCCCACGGCATCTTCAACACGTCCGCAAACGATCACCAGGGTTTTGACCAGCGCGCCCGCGTCATGGTCACGATTGAAAACAACGCCTGGAAACTCATCAAGTAAGTAACAATCTGCCGCCACCAGGGCTCACCCGCCAGCCGGGTACGAGCCACTGGTCGGCGCTGCGGTCTCACACTCTCCGGTAGCATGGACCTTCAAATCCTCCTTCTTCTCGGCCAGGATGGCATCACCAATGGTGCCATCTATGCGCTGCTGGCTCTGGCCCTGGTGCTGGTCTTCACGGTCACCCGCATCATCTTTATTCCACAGGGCGAATTTGTTGCCTACGGTGCACTGACTCTGGCCAGCCTGCAGGCCGGCAAGGTGCCGGGCACCGTCTGGCTGCTGCTCGTTCTCGGCTGCCTTGTCGCCTTGCTGGATGGCATCGCACTGGTTCGTGAAGGCCGCTACCGCAAACTGCCACCGCTGCTGATTGCCAACATCGGTGTGCCCTTGTTGTGTGCGGCGGGATTGTTCGCCATACCGCCGACCGAACTGCCGCTCTGGATTCAGGTAGTCGTTTCGATGCTGCTGGTCGTGCCGCTCGGCCCGATGATCTACCGCGTCGCCTATCAGCCGCTAGCCGGCGCCTCGGTGCTGGTGCTGCTGATTGTGTCGGTTGCAGTCCACGTTGCCATGATCGGCCTGGGCCTGCTTTTCTTCGGCGCGGAAGGTTCGCGCACGCCGGCCTTCACCGACCTCAGCTTCGAGCTGGCTGGCGCACCGCTGCAAGGCCAGACCATCCTCGTTGTCGTCGCCTCCGCCGTATTGATCATCGGCCTCTATTTCTTCTTCGAACGGACGATTTACGGCAAGGCGCTGCGCGCCACGGCGATGAACCGGACCGGCGCCCGCCTGATGGGCATTCCGCCCATCCTCGCCGGCAAACTGTGTTTCACGCTGGCGGCTGCGATCGGTGTCTTCTCCGGCATCCTGATCGCGCCGATCACGACCATTTACTACGACTCCGGCTTCCTGATCGGCCTAAAAGGCTTTGTCGGGGCAATCATCGGTGGCCTGGCCTCGTACCCGATTGCCGCGCTCGGCGCCATTCTGGTCGGCCTGCTTGAATCGTATTCCTCGTTTTACGCCAGCGCCTTCAAGGAAGTCATCGTGTTTACGCTGATCATCCCGGTGCTGCTCTGGCGCTCGCTGACCTCAACCCACGTCGAGGAGGAGGAAGAATGATGCGCCATCTGCCGATCGCCCTCTTCGTCGCTCTGCTCGGCATCAGTCCGCTGCTGCTGCCCGAGTTTCACGTCACGCTGCTCAATTACATCGGGCTTTACGCCATCGTTGCCGTCGGTCTGGTGCTGCTGACCGGCGTCGGCGGACTGACTTCGTTCGGCCAGGCGGCCTTTGTCGGCCTCGGTGCCTACACAACCGCCTGGTTGACCACGGTCTACGGCCTGTCGCCCTGGTTGACCCTGCTGATCGGTCTAGCCATCACCGCATCGGTGGCACTTTTCCTCGGCTTCATCACCTTGCGCATGGGCGGCCACTATCTGCCGC
The sequence above is drawn from the Dechloromonas sp. TW-R-39-2 genome and encodes:
- a CDS encoding energy transducer TonB; its protein translation is MSDSQPLFSTPEIPAKQPARRLIELLLVVGIHAVLLGLIVTTTLRPEFQQSLATLSVKIIELAPPKTEAPQPPPVKPTAAPRPKTQIAPPPVMVAATSTPSSSNFSVAPQAPPRPVETVPTPPAPPAPIVAARFDAAYLQNPKPVYPTMSRRLGEEGRVILKVKVSPQGLPLTIEIKQSSNFSRLDEAARSAVELWRFVPAKQGNETIEAWVLVPLLFSLDS
- a CDS encoding MotA/TolQ/ExbB proton channel family protein, giving the protein MQRDMGLAHFWAQGDLITHSVAILLLLLSVASWYVMAGKAYGMWLSRRCHGRALAAFWGAPTLPSAIEAINTEDKTGILASLAIAGANAAELHRRHADRGIGAGVSASEFVTRSIRSQIVEAQAKIESGLTFLASVGSTAPFIGLFGTVWGIYHALVGLSGATQVVLDKVAGPVGEALIMTAAGLFVAIPAVLAYNAFTRGNRLAMARLDGFAHDLHAYLTTGLRGQPGDKLIDLDAVRANRNA
- a CDS encoding biopolymer transporter ExbD encodes the protein MSFGSFENGSNTQPMAEINTTPLVDVMLVLLVIFIITAPLFHQAVPIDLPQVNASKLDDKPRVISVAIDGSGKVYLDGSLMDKAGMSAHFSQLTTQNQQPELHLRADRTTRYDKVTEVLAEAQKAGIVKIAFVTEPAR
- a CDS encoding bifunctional diguanylate cyclase/phosphodiesterase, whose amino-acid sequence is MNPNQDTQLVRQIGRLSNALALAIALLPALTCGLASYPWFSPQGPEPESAFIFRILSSLLLGGLLGAALRTPLQKALLKPSLQAQENLRQREAHWIKVLKYQPGGIMLFGVDGQNRFINRSAIAMFGLLDSDTRQINDWWAVVLPDQFQRQRAQALWLALIDMPTEQTEPLGPSEFCIRRRDGRTLTLDVLATRMGDEILFLITDVTERQQALRNQQESLSRFEATMEGSADGILVADLNGRITSTNRRLVDLWRMPFELINEKQSATLFAFIGEQTTAPADFGLEVTRLAGEPMAFSHTVVHLKDGRVIERSSNPQILDGRPIGRVWTFREQTERWYAEQALRQAHEFNRSVVSVLAEGVLVVGLDYRIISCNQAAQTIFGASKEHLVGNLIHPWAGGNVLHSDGTLMPPDNFPVMRALQSGESQHDQIVGLQPHGRDSIQWLTINASAIVDADNGQITAAVTSLRDITSLRENQRQLEELAYYDPLTALPNRTLLTDRLTLALAQARRRNQLLAVCYLDLDDFKPVNDTYGHKAGDAVLIEIAQRIKATLRDVDTVCRLGGDEFVILLAEVHTCTMAREILARTLDSIGMPCQLADDVQVTVSGSIGVALYPPDAADADQLIRLADQAMYRAKQAGRNRVEFF
- a CDS encoding riboflavin synthase, with protein sequence MFSGIIAAVGRITSLTPREAGFRLHIDAGSLGLDDVALGDSIACNGVCLTVVANEGNTFAVDVSPETFSCTVGLDAPGEINMEKALRLADRLGGHLVSGHVDGVGEVLRFDPVGDNRLLEIRAPHELAKYIARKGSITINGTSLTTNEVEGDVFTINLIPHTLESTTLKHLVPGSRVNLEIDLIARYVERMLSGAA
- a CDS encoding ABC transporter substrate-binding protein translates to MYKKLTLAVLTALSTMALADINVGVSLSATGPAASLGIPEKNTIALLPTTIGGQKVNYIVLDDATDPTAATKNIKKLIGENKVDVVIGSTTTPNSLAMMDVAVDNETPLISMAGSAIVVEPMDAKRQWVFKTAQNDAHMATALVQHMTDKNVQTVAFIGFADAYGEGWFKEFAKIAEARKLKVVASERFQRNDTSVTGQILKIMAAKPDAVLVGGAGTPAALPQKALKEKGYKGLIYQTHGVANNDFLRVGGKDVEGAFLPVGPMVVAGQLPNDNPVKKSAMEYVAKYETVHGKGSVSSFGGHAWDAGVLLQSAIPVALKKAQPGTKEFRKALRDALENSKNLAGAHGIFNTSANDHQGFDQRARVMVTIENNAWKLIK